A region of Burkholderiales bacterium JOSHI_001 DNA encodes the following proteins:
- a CDS encoding site-specific recombinase XerD (PFAM: Phage integrase family), translating into MIMAEAAQADSSGAWTTLASAVRLRQDPGAAVAFVEAVADAVARFGSLGHDVQGSAHRLQLVAAAVMASPSWRDGSWHRSANPSRRGGRHTGSVDDRPVLACLVADRRALAERATLDGLRLLLVLFLAAGNETSGAVVIVAEAVRKAEAMEAWRQVARAMPRPGDDNLDLPAWLQAIGAHLARAEPPTDLANVPAASIREFFHALQTLIRSVEPGAQRTRPQRDLFGDDDPSPRGVIRSIKPTPDGTARRAPWATSQADDLYLDRRQPEQEVLVFDDEDLADGPANVPLATTPAITPSEQPQVDRCERVDQRLASYRLLEMSQRLRWAWDHLNPLDCRVLVEAIRLDLNGDRPRWRGAVICLVMLGLGCSARDALKLVVGAEVAGSDWVDEHWRWRRQIRRPAKAWKPSASLGPQMATMTNEVVIDLPPLLQEALSTTCAAAGQAGRLSHLLGVAPDDAGELLSEWLAPIRRRNPSARLTPGRISRALSVELFAVAGQELVVHALTSTDESVPPVAAYYVALEDAKLAEACRKAWERLLGDGGPGEIRSTCLVGAPVLSTQAITTWAARLRADVVGAATLIDRHNAYCRYALSLVIAGTGLRPINDPLESTDMLDLTLGMAEAADKAAHRPGEARLIPLSPLVVCTLRHWLEHLSRLAKWVNSTQPTLSLQIETVIHPFGPRALPLFFMLDEDLQPQRIDRTTIESWWPAALEGLPANQLRRELATAAMRGDWPAELCQQLLGHVDLAQPTLGALSPLSPKELEKLQPAIDAMLLRQGWTELATPLGEGPTRRGRPLPRFAPAPAVLGSAQRSAQLAANDRRFAKHVEERLRAWCKGRNLRALHQDDIDALHRDALRGRASPGTPAELAGLRRIDRLLRWLKRRYGQTQLRLPASRTLTVLPVQHLQGDMLKFHLWQQMRGAFEGLLHQRARRSHGLTGAGQLAEAMVGAALYSFVADPRVLDALTRPGTWKLTAVDGLGAFLVVSQTWPCKEVAVQRFPMQPMSLLLLARVAEYAGHINQDGRSECRRSLQRLITTLRRQVEGGTATDFAGPDAALRWLCSMVGIAARTRLPGHVAAYLDGSTESVGLAEHDWSRWMTGKAPRIDAAPDAEAIAPTQPDRPAACIPASAASPTEAAGRAKGLALHRSVRAIFRQVSKAANEFAVRTQRSLNRNEVLIPQLEAALEQHAEAPDFVLAMVQWLIELLQNSSDDRILQSVSADRYFTELIRLVIDTLSAHTLADIDEDALASAFSELLERIGAGRLPYTWGRLRDFHRFLIRHHCLPEIDWGEIAPEGLERHHAPDAGVMLWPEYTQALELLAADPTTDLRERSMQACVLILLYRFGLRVGECIALRAADLILFDEQWIVLVRRNAYRNLKSDAGVRQVPLIGPLSPLESKLLEGWQAHADATVGSDRCGVLIAQSNEPRRLADRKRLMDRITDALRVVAQRPTAHPHHLRHAYACRMALMLCMRELPSDPARLRLVRRLIGPCDPRAARQVLLDTDAPSKRGLWALALAIGHASPSTALRWYIHVHEYMLVVAMEDLGRELEVKLDATTAAYACGRPVARSRHRIVMDAAWAERHLVAGALQPVATCKAASSQPVLPARKPATTVSLDLLTVDRLLEQVHRRSRVDAMLAQRLMLDPAVITDLLRHEFACREAAGYDLSASGWHPTSSREALNHVRAGSRRPVETERVRGFMRQLAAIAQDADWRGQTKRAVDAWTQRYRATSTPILVASAQEASALVNWCRASGVRTEDLLILMPSDGGVPQDLGEIDSSVERVEAPLGSARVQYRNQGRVRLGIQLRENDVGPMTQMTQVHRVMHVLATWLAATERTIGETT; encoded by the coding sequence ATGATCATGGCCGAGGCGGCACAGGCCGATTCTTCCGGGGCATGGACGACGTTGGCCAGTGCCGTGCGGCTGCGCCAGGATCCCGGCGCCGCTGTCGCCTTCGTGGAGGCTGTGGCCGACGCTGTCGCACGCTTTGGCTCGTTGGGCCACGATGTGCAGGGCTCTGCGCACCGGCTGCAACTTGTCGCTGCCGCGGTCATGGCCAGTCCCTCCTGGCGCGACGGCTCCTGGCACCGCAGCGCCAACCCCAGCCGGCGCGGCGGGCGGCATACCGGCAGCGTCGATGACCGGCCCGTGCTTGCCTGCCTGGTAGCAGACCGACGCGCGCTGGCGGAGCGCGCAACCCTCGACGGCCTGCGCCTGCTGCTGGTGTTGTTCCTGGCCGCTGGCAACGAGACCTCAGGCGCCGTCGTCATAGTGGCTGAAGCGGTCCGCAAGGCCGAGGCCATGGAGGCCTGGCGGCAGGTGGCTCGCGCTATGCCGCGCCCTGGCGATGACAACCTCGATCTGCCGGCGTGGCTACAGGCCATCGGCGCGCACCTGGCGCGGGCCGAGCCACCTACGGATCTGGCCAATGTGCCGGCCGCGTCCATCCGGGAATTCTTTCATGCGCTGCAGACGTTGATCCGCAGCGTCGAGCCTGGCGCACAGCGGACCCGGCCGCAGCGCGACCTCTTCGGGGACGACGATCCCTCGCCCCGCGGCGTCATTCGATCGATCAAGCCCACGCCCGATGGCACCGCACGCCGGGCGCCCTGGGCCACCTCCCAGGCGGACGACCTCTATCTCGATCGCCGCCAGCCCGAACAGGAAGTTCTGGTCTTTGACGACGAGGACCTCGCCGATGGGCCGGCCAATGTGCCGCTGGCCACGACGCCAGCGATCACACCGTCCGAGCAGCCTCAGGTCGACCGCTGTGAACGCGTCGACCAGCGGCTTGCCTCCTATCGATTGCTCGAGATGTCCCAGCGCCTTCGATGGGCGTGGGATCACCTCAATCCGTTGGACTGCCGAGTACTGGTCGAGGCCATCCGCTTGGACCTGAATGGAGACAGGCCGAGATGGCGCGGCGCTGTCATTTGCCTGGTCATGCTCGGGTTGGGTTGTTCGGCGCGCGACGCGCTGAAACTCGTGGTTGGCGCCGAAGTCGCTGGCAGTGACTGGGTCGATGAGCACTGGCGCTGGCGTCGACAGATTCGCCGCCCGGCCAAGGCCTGGAAACCCTCGGCAAGCCTGGGCCCCCAGATGGCGACCATGACCAACGAAGTTGTGATCGACCTACCGCCGCTGTTGCAGGAGGCCTTGTCCACGACATGCGCCGCAGCGGGCCAAGCCGGTCGCTTGTCCCACCTGCTCGGCGTAGCGCCCGATGACGCAGGCGAGTTGCTCTCGGAATGGCTTGCACCCATTCGTCGTCGCAACCCATCCGCACGTTTGACGCCAGGGCGCATTTCGCGCGCCCTATCGGTCGAACTATTCGCAGTGGCGGGCCAGGAGTTGGTGGTCCATGCGCTCACGAGCACAGACGAATCGGTGCCGCCGGTGGCCGCCTACTACGTGGCCCTCGAGGACGCCAAGCTCGCCGAAGCCTGTCGCAAAGCATGGGAGCGGCTTCTCGGCGACGGTGGACCAGGCGAGATCCGTTCCACATGTTTGGTTGGCGCACCAGTTCTCTCCACACAGGCCATCACAACCTGGGCAGCGCGGCTTCGGGCCGATGTCGTCGGCGCTGCCACCCTCATTGATCGCCACAACGCCTATTGCCGCTACGCCTTGTCGCTCGTCATCGCGGGCACAGGGTTGCGGCCCATCAATGACCCGCTCGAGTCCACCGACATGCTGGATCTGACGCTCGGCATGGCCGAGGCGGCGGACAAGGCCGCGCATCGACCCGGCGAGGCGCGACTGATCCCTCTGTCGCCACTGGTCGTTTGCACGCTTCGACACTGGTTGGAGCACCTGAGCCGACTGGCCAAGTGGGTAAATTCAACGCAGCCGACCCTATCGCTGCAAATTGAAACCGTCATCCATCCGTTCGGCCCAAGGGCGCTGCCCCTGTTTTTCATGTTGGACGAGGACTTGCAGCCGCAGCGTATCGACCGGACGACCATCGAGTCCTGGTGGCCTGCCGCGCTGGAAGGCCTGCCAGCGAATCAACTGCGCCGGGAACTCGCCACCGCGGCCATGCGGGGCGATTGGCCCGCAGAGTTGTGCCAGCAGTTGCTCGGCCACGTCGATCTCGCGCAACCCACACTGGGCGCCTTGTCGCCTCTCAGCCCCAAAGAACTCGAGAAGCTACAGCCCGCCATCGACGCCATGCTGTTGCGGCAAGGGTGGACGGAACTGGCTACGCCGCTGGGGGAGGGACCCACTCGCCGCGGCCGTCCACTTCCGCGCTTCGCACCTGCTCCTGCTGTCCTCGGTTCCGCGCAACGATCGGCGCAACTTGCCGCCAATGACCGGCGCTTCGCGAAACATGTCGAGGAACGGCTGCGAGCATGGTGCAAGGGCCGCAACCTGCGCGCGCTGCACCAAGATGACATCGATGCCCTGCACCGCGACGCGCTACGCGGCCGCGCGAGTCCAGGCACCCCGGCCGAACTGGCGGGGCTTCGACGCATCGACCGGCTACTGCGTTGGCTCAAGCGCCGCTACGGCCAGACCCAGCTGCGCCTGCCGGCAAGCAGAACGTTGACAGTCCTGCCGGTCCAGCACTTGCAGGGCGACATGCTGAAGTTCCATCTCTGGCAGCAAATGCGCGGGGCATTCGAGGGCTTGCTGCACCAGCGAGCACGGCGCTCGCATGGCCTGACGGGCGCCGGCCAACTGGCCGAGGCCATGGTCGGCGCCGCGTTGTACAGCTTCGTCGCCGACCCCAGAGTCTTGGACGCACTGACCAGGCCCGGCACATGGAAACTGACGGCTGTCGACGGTCTTGGCGCATTCCTGGTCGTGAGCCAGACTTGGCCGTGCAAGGAGGTGGCAGTCCAGCGCTTCCCGATGCAGCCAATGTCGCTGCTGCTGCTCGCCCGAGTGGCCGAGTACGCCGGCCATATCAACCAGGATGGACGGTCCGAATGTCGCCGCTCCCTGCAACGTCTCATCACCACGCTGCGCCGTCAGGTCGAAGGCGGCACAGCCACCGACTTCGCCGGACCCGACGCTGCACTGCGCTGGCTGTGCTCAATGGTCGGGATCGCTGCCCGTACGCGCCTTCCTGGCCACGTGGCGGCGTACCTTGATGGGTCTACCGAGTCGGTCGGTCTGGCCGAGCACGACTGGTCGCGCTGGATGACGGGTAAGGCACCAAGGATCGATGCCGCGCCTGACGCCGAAGCAATCGCCCCGACTCAACCGGACCGCCCAGCCGCATGCATACCCGCAAGTGCTGCTTCGCCGACCGAGGCGGCTGGGCGCGCGAAGGGATTGGCGCTGCACAGAAGCGTCCGGGCAATCTTCCGGCAGGTGAGCAAGGCCGCGAACGAGTTTGCTGTGCGCACACAAAGGTCACTCAATCGGAACGAAGTACTCATCCCACAACTTGAGGCGGCGCTTGAACAACATGCAGAGGCTCCCGACTTCGTGCTCGCCATGGTGCAGTGGTTGATCGAGTTGCTGCAGAACAGCTCCGACGACCGGATCCTGCAGTCCGTGTCGGCCGATCGGTATTTCACCGAACTGATCCGTCTGGTCATCGACACGCTGAGCGCCCACACACTGGCGGACATCGACGAAGACGCGCTCGCCTCCGCGTTCAGCGAACTTCTCGAACGCATCGGTGCCGGCCGCCTTCCCTACACCTGGGGCCGGCTGCGAGATTTCCACCGATTCCTTATCCGCCACCACTGCCTACCTGAGATCGACTGGGGCGAGATCGCCCCCGAGGGCCTGGAGCGCCACCACGCTCCCGACGCCGGTGTGATGCTCTGGCCGGAGTACACGCAAGCCCTTGAGTTGCTGGCCGCAGATCCAACGACTGACCTGCGCGAACGCAGCATGCAGGCCTGCGTGCTCATCCTGTTGTACCGATTCGGCCTGCGCGTGGGCGAATGCATCGCGCTGCGCGCTGCCGATCTCATCCTTTTCGACGAGCAATGGATCGTGCTCGTCCGCCGAAACGCGTATCGGAATCTCAAATCGGATGCTGGTGTGAGGCAGGTGCCGTTGATTGGACCGCTTTCCCCGCTCGAGTCGAAACTGCTCGAAGGATGGCAGGCCCATGCGGATGCGACCGTTGGCAGCGATCGGTGCGGCGTGCTGATTGCGCAGAGCAACGAGCCACGCCGGTTGGCGGATCGCAAGCGCCTCATGGACCGCATCACTGATGCCCTGCGCGTCGTGGCGCAACGTCCTACGGCTCACCCACACCATCTTCGGCACGCCTATGCCTGCCGCATGGCGCTGATGCTGTGCATGCGCGAACTGCCATCGGATCCGGCGCGCCTTCGCCTAGTGCGACGACTGATCGGACCTTGCGATCCGCGCGCGGCCAGGCAAGTCCTGCTGGATACGGACGCACCAAGCAAGCGCGGGCTCTGGGCCCTGGCGCTGGCGATCGGGCATGCGTCTCCGTCGACTGCGCTGCGTTGGTACATCCACGTGCATGAGTACATGCTGGTGGTCGCAATGGAAGACCTCGGGCGCGAACTCGAAGTCAAGCTTGATGCCACGACGGCGGCCTACGCTTGTGGCCGCCCGGTAGCGCGATCGAGGCATCGCATCGTGATGGATGCCGCCTGGGCCGAGCGCCACCTCGTGGCCGGCGCGCTGCAGCCGGTTGCGACCTGCAAGGCTGCATCCAGCCAACCTGTGTTGCCTGCGCGCAAGCCGGCGACAACAGTTTCGCTGGATCTGCTGACTGTCGATCGACTGCTCGAGCAGGTGCACCGGCGCAGCCGGGTGGATGCCATGCTGGCCCAGCGGCTGATGCTGGACCCAGCCGTGATCACCGATCTCCTGCGGCATGAGTTCGCCTGCCGAGAGGCCGCAGGATATGACTTGTCGGCGTCCGGATGGCACCCCACGAGCAGCCGCGAGGCCCTGAACCATGTTCGCGCCGGATCGCGACGGCCCGTCGAAACCGAGCGCGTTCGCGGCTTCATGCGGCAGTTGGCAGCGATTGCACAGGACGCCGACTGGAGAGGCCAGACCAAGCGCGCCGTCGACGCCTGGACGCAGCGGTACCGCGCCACTTCGACGCCCATCTTGGTGGCTTCAGCACAAGAGGCGAGCGCGCTCGTGAACTGGTGCCGCGCGAGCGGCGTGCGAACGGAGGACTTGCTGATTCTGATGCCGTCGGACGGGGGCGTGCCTCAGGACCTCGGCGAGATCGACTCCAGCGTCGAACGCGTCGAAGCTCCACTGGGTTCAGCCCGAGTCCAATACCGAAACCAAGGTCGCGTTCGCCTCGGCATCCAACTGCGCGAGAACGACGTTGGCCCGATGACGCAGATGACCCAAGTGCACCGCGTCATGCATGTGCTTGCCACATGGCTGGCCGCCACCGAAAGAACTATTGGGGAGACGACATGA
- a CDS encoding Uncharacterized conserved protein (DUF2075) (PFAM: Uncharacterized conserved protein (DUF2075)) — MAPTTPIQLLQRAWYAASFEVFSAQSDDEIVGQLTQQSNHAVELAQRDAWLAEIELLRRWLKGRNGTLLLEFNIPRMGLRADAVLVIAGCIVILEFKVGDSTVGQSALNQVWQYALDTKNFHETSHGLPIIPLLVPTGLAISEPAAPSYASDRVRDPIALAPQQVPRLLDELSQQFVCPIDSAAWQAGRYRPTPTIIEAARHLYAQHEVTDIVRTEADATNLTDTAHRLEQLIQQAQRRGEKLICFVTGVPGAGKTLVGLNLATARRDIGDSHAVFLSGNGPLVSVLCEALTRDDVRRRRQAGESVTKASASKPIKAFIQNVHHFRDEALRHAQAPVDRIVIFDEAQRAWNLQKTTLFMRQKKNQPDFNRSEPEFLIETMDRHEGWAVIVCLVGGGQEIHTGEAGIGAWIDACRERFPHWRLCLSDQLLEAEYGAGEPLRRARAGTQTDLYSDLHLSVSMRSFRADSVSAFVKALLDEDQDAARNELSRFKDRYPIVVTRNLNAAKQWLKRQARANERYGLLSSSKAMRLKPYAVDVRLAADPIHYFLAERDDVRSSYYLEECATEFQVQGLELDWACAAWDADLRMTSAGWRHYDFAGSRWKNIHSTENQRNLKNAYRVLLTRARQGMVIFVPAGDEEDATRTPGYYAQTFEYLQGLGLQVI, encoded by the coding sequence ATGGCCCCCACCACCCCGATCCAGCTACTTCAACGCGCTTGGTACGCTGCATCGTTTGAGGTCTTCAGTGCCCAGTCCGACGATGAAATCGTTGGCCAGCTCACCCAGCAAAGCAATCACGCGGTTGAGTTGGCACAGCGCGACGCGTGGCTGGCGGAAATTGAACTGCTGCGGCGCTGGCTGAAGGGACGCAACGGCACCCTGCTGCTGGAGTTCAACATCCCGCGCATGGGCTTGCGCGCCGACGCGGTGTTGGTGATTGCTGGATGCATCGTCATCCTGGAGTTCAAGGTGGGTGACTCCACCGTTGGCCAAAGCGCGCTGAACCAGGTGTGGCAGTACGCGCTCGACACCAAGAACTTTCATGAAACCAGCCATGGGCTGCCGATCATTCCGTTGCTTGTTCCCACCGGGTTGGCGATCAGCGAGCCGGCAGCGCCAAGCTACGCCAGCGATCGGGTGCGCGACCCCATCGCGCTGGCACCACAGCAGGTGCCCAGGTTGTTGGACGAGCTCAGCCAGCAATTTGTCTGCCCAATCGACTCGGCAGCTTGGCAGGCTGGGCGCTATCGCCCCACGCCCACCATCATCGAAGCGGCCCGGCACCTGTACGCACAGCACGAGGTCACCGACATCGTGCGGACCGAGGCCGATGCCACCAATCTGACCGACACCGCGCACAGGCTCGAACAGCTGATCCAGCAGGCCCAGCGACGGGGCGAAAAGCTGATCTGCTTTGTTACCGGCGTGCCGGGTGCCGGCAAGACCTTGGTCGGTCTGAACCTTGCGACCGCACGGCGCGACATCGGCGACTCGCACGCAGTGTTTTTGTCCGGCAACGGACCGCTGGTTTCGGTGTTGTGCGAGGCCCTGACGCGCGACGACGTGCGGCGGCGCAGGCAGGCGGGCGAATCGGTCACCAAGGCCAGCGCATCCAAACCCATCAAGGCCTTCATCCAGAACGTTCACCACTTTCGAGATGAAGCATTGCGTCATGCGCAAGCGCCGGTGGACCGCATCGTGATCTTTGACGAAGCCCAGCGCGCCTGGAACCTGCAGAAGACCACGCTGTTCATGCGCCAGAAGAAGAACCAGCCCGACTTCAACCGTTCGGAGCCTGAGTTTCTGATCGAAACCATGGACCGGCACGAAGGCTGGGCCGTGATCGTGTGCCTGGTGGGCGGCGGCCAGGAGATCCACACCGGCGAAGCCGGCATCGGCGCTTGGATCGACGCGTGCCGAGAGCGCTTTCCGCACTGGCGACTGTGCCTGTCTGACCAGCTATTGGAGGCCGAGTACGGTGCGGGCGAGCCACTCAGGCGCGCCCGCGCAGGCACCCAAACCGATCTCTATTCCGACCTGCACCTGTCGGTATCGATGCGCTCGTTTCGCGCCGACAGCGTGTCAGCCTTTGTGAAGGCGCTGCTGGATGAGGACCAGGATGCCGCGCGGAACGAGTTGAGCCGATTCAAAGACCGGTACCCCATCGTCGTTACCCGCAACCTGAACGCCGCGAAGCAGTGGCTGAAGCGCCAGGCCCGAGCCAATGAGCGCTACGGTTTGCTCAGTTCATCCAAAGCCATGCGCCTGAAGCCGTACGCCGTGGACGTGCGACTGGCGGCCGACCCCATCCACTACTTTCTGGCTGAGCGCGACGACGTGCGCTCCAGCTATTACCTGGAAGAGTGCGCTACCGAGTTCCAGGTTCAGGGATTGGAACTGGACTGGGCCTGTGCGGCATGGGATGCGGACTTGCGCATGACTTCCGCTGGGTGGCGCCACTACGACTTTGCTGGTAGCCGGTGGAAGAACATTCACAGCACGGAGAACCAGCGCAACCTGAAAAACGCCTATCGAGTGCTGCTGACTCGGGCGCGGCAGGGCATGGTGATCTTTGTGCCTGCTGGGGATGAAGAGGATGCGACACGAACTCCTGGTTACTACGCTCAGACTTTTGAATACCTCCAAGGACTTGGGCTTCAGGTGATCTAA
- a CDS encoding DNA polymerase III epsilon subunit-like 3'-5' exonuclease (PFAM: Exonuclease) codes for MPIAVIDFETTGSSPNQGARATEIAAVLVDGDRIVDQYQSLMYSGAWVPPFIEQLTGISNEMLADAPPAEAVMAEVLRFTSGCPLVAHNAAFDRAFWISEAQRAGLEVQVGAPFACTVRLSRRLIPQAPNHRLGTLASYCRLPDSGRAHRALADARTAAHLLIRLRQELEERIGSSIPTAVDHILLCRVQTWPCARVDQQLEKYRGSAGALS; via the coding sequence ATGCCCATCGCTGTCATTGACTTCGAGACCACCGGCAGTTCGCCCAACCAAGGCGCCCGGGCAACAGAGATCGCCGCTGTTTTGGTCGATGGCGATCGCATCGTCGACCAATACCAAAGCCTCATGTACAGCGGCGCCTGGGTACCGCCATTCATCGAGCAACTCACTGGCATCTCCAACGAGATGCTCGCCGATGCGCCGCCGGCAGAAGCCGTCATGGCTGAAGTGCTGCGCTTCACCTCGGGATGCCCGCTCGTAGCCCACAACGCTGCGTTCGACCGTGCGTTCTGGATCTCGGAAGCCCAGCGCGCTGGCCTCGAGGTTCAGGTGGGGGCGCCCTTTGCCTGCACGGTGAGGCTGTCTCGGCGCCTTATTCCGCAGGCACCGAATCACCGGTTGGGCACGCTGGCCAGCTATTGCAGATTGCCCGACTCTGGCCGCGCCCACCGTGCCCTGGCTGATGCAAGGACTGCCGCACATCTGCTGATTCGATTGAGGCAAGAACTGGAAGAACGAATTGGTTCCAGCATACCCACAGCTGTCGACCACATCCTGCTTTGCAGGGTGCAAACCTGGCCCTGCGCACGTGTCGACCAGCAGTTGGAGAAGTACCGCGGCTCCGCTGGCGCCTTGAGCTAG
- a CDS encoding dinucleotide-utilizing enzyme possibly involved in molybdopterin or thiamin biosynthesis (PFAM: ThiF family), whose translation MSKHDRQSFLGATSEQYLKRAKVGVIGLGGGGSHIVQQLAHLGVGNYVLVDPDTIDETNLNRLVGGTLEDVRLGTLKVDIAERVIRSVVADATIGRHPAQWQVVSKDLQTCDVLIGCLDAVAAKDQLDKFCQRFLIPYIDIGMDVHKVGGGFLISGQVVLITPGSPCLRCMGLVTEEALAREARNYGAAGGKPQVVWPNGLLASTAVGLFTQLICPWHSGTRPSAFLEYDGNKGTLTPSKSFEFVAGRPCAHFHAHEAGDPLFDIRQDHQCAKGTAS comes from the coding sequence ATGAGCAAGCATGACCGCCAAAGCTTTCTGGGTGCAACGAGCGAGCAGTATCTGAAGCGCGCGAAGGTCGGCGTCATCGGCCTGGGCGGCGGTGGGTCGCATATCGTTCAACAGCTCGCCCACCTTGGCGTCGGCAACTACGTGCTGGTCGACCCGGATACCATTGACGAGACGAACCTGAACCGCCTGGTCGGCGGGACCCTGGAAGACGTGAGGCTCGGGACCTTGAAGGTCGACATCGCCGAGCGCGTGATCCGCTCCGTCGTTGCCGACGCCACCATCGGCCGGCATCCCGCGCAGTGGCAAGTGGTGTCCAAGGACCTCCAGACCTGCGACGTGCTGATCGGCTGCCTTGACGCCGTGGCGGCAAAGGATCAGCTCGATAAGTTCTGCCAGCGCTTCCTGATCCCGTATATCGACATCGGCATGGACGTCCACAAGGTGGGCGGCGGCTTCCTCATCTCTGGCCAGGTCGTGCTGATCACGCCGGGCAGCCCTTGCCTGCGCTGCATGGGTTTGGTGACCGAAGAAGCGTTGGCCCGGGAAGCCCGGAACTACGGCGCCGCGGGCGGCAAGCCGCAGGTTGTGTGGCCCAACGGCCTACTGGCGTCGACGGCCGTCGGCTTGTTCACACAGTTGATCTGCCCTTGGCATAGCGGGACTCGACCGTCCGCGTTCCTTGAATACGACGGCAACAAGGGCACGCTCACGCCTAGCAAGAGCTTCGAATTTGTCGCGGGCCGCCCATGCGCGCACTTCCACGCGCACGAAGCCGGTGACCCCCTCTTCGATATCCGCCAGGATCACCAGTGCGCGAAGGGAACGGCGTCGTAG